CCACTCGCCGGCCTGGTCGAGAGCGAACACCCGGCCGCGCTCGTCGACGGCGAGGATGCTGTCCTGCTGCTCGGTGCCGATCGGGAAGAGCCGCACGCCGAGCACCGCGCCGAAGTCGGCGAGCGTGTCGGCGGTGTGCGCGATGGTGTGCGGGCGGATGTCGAAGCGGGAGATCCACACCTGGGCGCCCGGGCCCCGCCGAGCGCCGACCAGGCTGGGGAACGCGGTCAGCGCCTCCACGGCGGCGGGAAAGACCTCGTGCCGGTGGGTTCGCCCCGGCACGGCACTGACATCCCGTACGCCGGCGGCGGCCATGATCTGGTCACCGATGTGCGGCCGCCAGCCCGCCGCCACCAGCGCGTTGGCCACCTCGGGCGGAAAACGACCCGGATCCGGGTCGGGCTCCGCCGGCGCGAGCCACGTCTCGGAGTACGCCCGCGCCGACTCCGGCAGAACGCTTGCGCGTACCAGAAAGTCGATGCACGAGTCGCAGGGCCGATCCGCGGCCCCACCGGCCGGGTCACCCGGCTCGCGGATCCGGAAGATCTCGAAGCGCGCCGCCTCCAGCAGTGCTCCCGCCTCGGCCCGACCCATCGGCTCGATGCCCTCGGCGGCCCGGCGATGGTCGTACTCGTGCAGCACGTCGGAGACCACGATCAACTCGGCGTGGCACTCGGCGCCGCGGACCAGCTCACCCGGAGGTCGCTCGTCCAGGTAGTTGCGGACGAGCGGGTGGTGGTTCAGTGCGACGGCGCCCTTCGTGCCCTGGGCCGTCCAGATGCGACCGTCCAGGGTCAAATGCGCCACCGTGTTCGGCGTCGGCGCCCGACTGATCTCCCGGATCAGCAGGCTCGACGCGTCGACGGTGCGGGGCGCTGTCGGCCCACTGGGCTGACTCCGCCGGTACAGGTCCGCCACCACCTCGCTCGGCACCCGGGGCCAGGTGGTGACCTTTCCGGTCCGCCTGTCGATGACTGTCGTCGGCAGATCGCCCGGGATCGCCCGCACTCCGCTGGAAACGATCGAGGTGACGACGAAGCCGAGATCGAACTCGTCGACCACCGGGGTGCACTCGTGGCCGAGACGCTGCGAATCGCGCCGCGCCCAGGCGGACGCGAGCTGCTCGGCCTGCTGACGGTCGATCACACATCGAAACTACCGGACTACACGGATCGATGGCGGCCGGTATGGTCTTCCCTACCGACGGTGACGGGAGGAGCGGCGGTGAGCGAACGCGTGGACCGGGACGCCAATCGCGAGCTACGGGCCCGATTCGACGACGTGTACGGCCAATACCAGCAGCTCAGGTCCGGTTTGGACAATCTGCAAGCGCGGCTCGCCCAA
The DNA window shown above is from Micromonospora lupini and carries:
- a CDS encoding SUKH-3 domain-containing protein; translation: MIDRQQAEQLASAWARRDSQRLGHECTPVVDEFDLGFVVTSIVSSGVRAIPGDLPTTVIDRRTGKVTTWPRVPSEVVADLYRRSQPSGPTAPRTVDASSLLIREISRAPTPNTVAHLTLDGRIWTAQGTKGAVALNHHPLVRNYLDERPPGELVRGAECHAELIVVSDVLHEYDHRRAAEGIEPMGRAEAGALLEAARFEIFRIREPGDPAGGAADRPCDSCIDFLVRASVLPESARAYSETWLAPAEPDPDPGRFPPEVANALVAAGWRPHIGDQIMAAAGVRDVSAVPGRTHRHEVFPAAVEALTAFPSLVGARRGPGAQVWISRFDIRPHTIAHTADTLADFGAVLGVRLFPIGTEQQDSILAVDERGRVFALDQAGEWFLGDTIDAALTTLLLGRAPARVGDDGTWQAD